The following is a genomic window from Anopheles aquasalis chromosome 3, idAnoAquaMG_Q_19, whole genome shotgun sequence.
ATTCACTCCACTGGGCACGGGGCTGACGGTCACGGGATGTAAAAATCTAATCAAACACATCGCTCGGTGCACCCTCGGGGCCTTGGGACGATGTGGACAGAAATTATCCCGTTAAGAAAGAACCCCCcgagccccccgggggaagcaTTTTGTTTGAGAACCGAAAGCCCGTTTCATGTGACATTCCATCTGCGAGCTGAaccggaaacgaagaaaattgAATACCGAGCCGGTGCCCAGGGAATGATTTGCTGAAAATGTGtccctgtgtgtgtttgttgggctACGCCTTTGGcaattcaaattgaattccgtTCCATGAATACACAATTACCCACCCCCAGCTCGGTCGATTGACTTGAGAAGGTTGCAGGAATGATTTGTCTTCCAGTGCCGATTGGCAGCTTGTGCCTGAAAGGCCCGGTTGGGTGATCGATTCCTGCGTATTCCAGTTCAGCTGTCGATTACAGATCCGTGCGAGTAGTCAATCATTCTTAAAGTGAACGGAAAATGGCGAGTTACAAATCTCTTGCCTTCTCTCGCCTGGTATCAccggttgcagttgcagctgtCCCGGTAAACGGTAATAAATGAAgcgcaaaatggcgaaacgaTGGCCCCGCATCGGTGAGTTTCACTTAGAAAAGGACTCGTGGACTCAGGGTCCTctcgatcataaattatccgATGCCCCAAAAAGTAATGCTTCGTAAAGGGCGAACAGATGTTACCACgcactggctctctctctctctctctctctctctctctctctctctctctctctctctctctctctctctctctctctctctctatctctgcaTTGCTGCATTGCTGCACTGGCACTAGGACAAAGGCCAAAGCGAAGCTTCTTCGCTCCGAAGTGCACCAACTGTGCCGTTTGTCTTCCCGTGTGACACTAATTAGCAAAAGAGTTCTCGTGCAGTGTGCACTTCACCTGCGGGTATTGCATGCTCGAAGCTGTTCGGTGCTTTACTACGCTTCTGCTCGAGCTCGTGCATCTTGCACCGAAGGTTCATTAATCATTCGcaatttttgattaaattgaaTATTGTTTCAGTTCAGGCATTCTCCATGGTGCGTCTTACAAAATGTAGCTAATGACAGGCACTGGGCGGTTATGAGCCGTTGCTGCTAGCCCGATTCAAAGCACAGCATTCCCGATCGAAAACCCTATGTTTATATCCCATTTCTTCCGAGAACTAGCCGCGGCTTTTTACCACATTTCATCCATCCACGCGTCTTTTCCTGTGGTGGTTTCGAATTACACACCGACAGAAGAACCAGCCAGAAAGTGCCAGAGCGCTCGTTTCCGAAGCTTTATCCCGTTTGACGTGTGAATGACATGCACGAAATCCATCACGAACACAGGGCAGGGACTCGCCCCCCGCTCCGGGGGGCTTCGAGAAACTCCGACGATCTTCTGTGGTCGGTGGAGCCTGTTGCCGTGGTGGAACCAGATAAGTAGTAATCCAGtccgcggttggtggtggtagtggtggtacgTCCTACCATCCGACCATCGAACCACTGCTGACATTCGATCGCAcgagaggaagcgaagaaCCACTTCTCGGAACTGCGTCCTTGGAGCTTGAAGCTAGGAGCTTAATACATCAACAGCGAACCCGACGTAAGGCTTGAGGCTGTGTCGTCCGCAACCGGTGGAAAGCCGGTACTCTTATCAATGGCTGCGATGATGCGGCAAATGTGTTTATTAATCGAACTGGAACAGCGCAAATCAATTGGTCTCTCAATTTACACGCCCAATGTCACCAGAGTGGACATATTGCTTCCGAGCGCCAAATACAAGGCTCCTACTCGACTTTGCTACCCGATGCCGATTCCTGTCAACTGAAGCACGGGCGAGTGCGAGCCtacatttcggtttcggggaACGTAATTAAACCTCACACTAATCGCTTTAGCTGGCGACCGTCTTTCTGTCGATGGTCAACCGTGGGACGAACAGATGGAGCCAAGATGGCTGCCCCACTGGCCTGCTGCCACGACGTATTTATCCAGCTGCACGAAAAGCCATGCGTCGTTCAACAGCCGGTAATCTAATTGACTTCTGAGACAAACGAACGCGAAGACACGCAGACCCATGGGTAGCGCCATGTTTTTCCGCAGCAAAAGTTACAACAAGCACCGAGACCGACTCCGAGACCGAGTCCGAGAGTTCGTGCGACGGTGTCCTttatcccatcccatcccggcATCACTTTCAAAGCAGTTTTGCGATAAAAACAGGAAACTGCTGTCACAGTAAACTTACTGGCCACTCATCCGTACCCGTGCACCATCTAAGCGTGCACGGGGAAAAGGCGAAAAGCTTCAAGCCGGCTTTGcggctggccggtgccggatcCACTTACCGTATGTCGCCAGCTGGACCGGtgccaaccggaaccggaagggCCAATATTAAAATTATCCCGGGCACTTCCGCGCACCCAGTGGATTCAAATCAAAAGTTTCGCCCAtcaaaaacatctttttttttgctctagCCAGCCCGTTTGGGGGGGAATCGGGGAAAGAGTTGACCTGGTGCATCGATCCGATCTGGGGCTTCTTGGATCGCTGGAACGCTCGGAGCTTGTTGACATCGTCGTTCAGATGGAAAGAGGAGTCTAGAGCGTAGTCTTCCGCACCGTTGAACGTTCGCACGAACGCGATCAACAAGCGCTCGACGGCTCGAAGGAATTGAACCGCACCATTCGGTGGCATACGTGTCCGTGAGGGCGTCAGCTGGAAGCAGGGAACAGGGAAGAACCCACCGCTTACTGGTGGAACCGGTTGACCGTTGACCGTTTCTACGGTGTCGCCTACTTTGGCCCGAGGAAAGTTTGTGCCCCCCCTCTGGACAATATTTCCTACACTGCCAGCAGACTGCGTTGCCGTTGCTATCAAATGAAAACATGTCCCCTTTTCATGCCGTGGCGAATGGAGCGAAAAGTCGAATGAAAAGTTCGAATCGTAAATTGTTTTTTACGGGACAAATATTACTTTTCCCGGCCAcggcttttttttgcggtcgCCTGGATCACACTTGCGTACCCGCAGTGAGCGTGTGGTCGACATTGGTGCGTGCGGTCGGTTGACTTTTAGTACGAATTGAATTTATTGAATTGACCTCATTACGGTTCAGGCATTACACAGCACCGGGAGGCGGGGATTGCGGTTAGTTTGTGATTTCCTCGCTTTTCCACAGCAAAGCTTTTACATGGGTGAAAGCAAAAGTCatcatttttcaccattttgcgcCACAACGGCGCGCGCCTCTTCGCATGCAGTTGAGTAGTTTCAACGAGAGTTTCAAGTGGGACCGCAGGACCGCAGTAGGCCTTCGCCGCTTCATCTGATCTTCATTAAAGGCATTTAAATCCAGGAAACCCAACAAATGTTTACTGTTACGATACCGCATGGTGAGTGTTACGGTGAAGGTGGCGCTAAAGGTGCAGAAATTCACATTAAGCTTGACAACCAATCACCACGCCACGGATCGGTGGGAGAGGGAGGTGTGAAAAAGGATGGCAAATTGGTTCAATTGCTCATTATCGCTCATTAAGCAGCAATTATTTGATCAATTGCGGGCACAGCAAATTGGCAGCCAGCCTCCGGTTGAATGCGTTTATAGTTCGAAAGCCCCCACACTTACTAATATGAATTTATCTTCCTGCTCATCGGGACTTAATCTATTATCCGGTGGCCTATCACGCGATGAAACAATCCGAACTCGCACCAGTGCACCGGGATGTTGCTATTGAATGGCGCTAGATCATCGAGCTTGACTTGCTCTGCTCTAGCAATCTGGTGGACCTTCGAGATGGCGACGCTTTGGGCAAATCTTCGATTTTCCTGCGTTTTCTCGGCGTTCCAGATGCGTTTAAGCCTTCTCCCGAAATATCATAGTTACCTACGGCAATAGGTCCACTATTTGGAACACCAAGCACTTTCAagccattttcaaaaattccaaCACAAGCGGCATAGTCAGGATGCTCATTGGGATGCAAAGAATTCACGAGCTGCAACAATTCGCCAATGGCCACCGGAGGTCCGGCTACtcttttcacaaaacaacttctcaccaaaccaaccacatCCTTCATGGATGCGCCTTTCATCTGCTGCACCTTGGTGCAATCTTGCAGCAGCTTCCATGGTAGCATTCCGCCGGCCCAGTGGATGAGGTTGTACGCCAGACTCTCCAATTCACCGCGCCACGTCGGAACACCCTGATGGGCATCCCGCGAACAGTACTCGAGCGTTCCGTTGTGTTTCTTGCGTAGATCCGGCACAAGCTCCCTATCGACAACGGCACGAGCGGCCATTCCGTAATCGATGAAGTACACCCGATCCTGACCTGTCGGGCCAAATCCGACAAGAATATTCGCCGGCTTCAGATCCCCATGCACGTACCCACAGCTGTGGAGGAACTCCAGTACGTCCAGTATCTGGAGCGCTACCCGGTAGACGATGCGCAGCGGCAGACACTCACTATGGTGCACGAAAAGTGTCTGAAGGCTTTCACCGAACCGTGGCATTACCAGATAGCGATGCTTGACACCTAGCACCTCCTGCGATCCACTGCTGATGTAGTGCGCCACACCAAGGTGCTTCAGTTTGCGTTGCTTTCGATAAAGTTCGAGGGCACCAGGTTGGCAGTGCTTCAGGTAAAAGTTCTTCTCCACAAAGAGGGGCCCATTTTCGTGGGGTTCAATTTTGACCACAAACGGGTAGTTCTCGGTTTGCGCTGGGACTGGTTCGTTCGCATTGTGGGTACAGTATATGTCACCGAACCCACCGGAACCGATCAATGGTCCTACTTTCCACTGGACCTTTTGCGAATCGGTAAGAACCGTCCCCTGTGGCACTGGATCGCACTTCCGGAGTTTCTTGTTGGTTCGTTTTCCCATCGTAACGATGCGCCTGGTGTGTTCGGTGGTATATACTGCCTCCCGGGCTACGTTGATATTGAGAAACCGTTACGATGGAATCATACGCTTGAATAATGTATCTAAGCAAACATTGGCTCACTCGCTCTTGTTGTAATTCTCACTTGTCGCTAACCTGGTTTTCTCGTTCGAAAATGGTAACCATAACACCAGGAGTAGAATACCATAATTGAACAGGTGAAACAAATGAACGATGGATTTCATAAACCAATTAGTGATGAGCAACAAACCGGCAGCCTGGCAGCCATTTCCAGGCGCAACAAACAGATAGATCCgaccgcagcagcactgaCCGGTTCTGGACCACCGGCGCGTCTGCttgtttttccagttttaATCCGTTTAGCAGGGTGTAATGTAATTACCATAACAACAATATCCGTCAGCCCAACCACCGACACAGAAGTGATTGACCGGTCGTTCGATCTGCATACAGCTCAATGCCGAAGGGGAATAGGGTATCGTCCGgcgaaattttcaattttcccaacCACAGTAACTGGTTCGAGGGGTTCGGGTTGCTAACATAATAACGAGTGGACAGCCTTCTCACTTCCACAGACACGTGTCAGAGCGTTACATGATGCACAACGTCAATACTACGTCCGGATACCAGCCATGCACCGGGAGATTGGGATTCGATAAAACAATATGAATAATGTAAACAAGCTCGACTGTCTATTGTTGCCAATTAAAGCTACCAACATATCATGGGAATTTACAGAACAACGATCATTCTTCCGTATCGTATTTATATCAGAACTGATTCAGTGAATTTTCTCAAATGCTGTTCAATCCCATGGGGATTTCCAgcgatttgttttcgatttacaGGACCTAAACTGCTGTTCAATCTCGAGGTAATTCGATTTCATCTATTAAGATATCCGTTTTGCCTAACACCAAAacccaccgtccaccgtccaccgtctaTACCTTAAGGCTCTCAAGTGTATACGCATCCAACCACCCACAGCAGTCTCGGCAGGACGTAAAGTTCTAGTAGATAAATATTACAACAACTCGGTCCAGCTGGTATGGTTGGCACTGGCCCCACCCCATCAAATGGGGTGCTTTATTGGCCCCATATGCCAAAGATGGTGCCTGCTTTCGCCTACAATCAATTCCACTTTTCCCGTACTTCCAGCCCAGTTCCAGCAGTGCGttgggccaccaccggagccaCCATTTTCCCACGCTCCATCCCCCTCACTGCCAGATGCCAGCCCGGCTGgaaagaaattgaatttccttcTGGATTAATCTCAGACAGTAAATCTCGTTTTCCCGGACCATCGGGTGTTCCAGGACGGGGAGGGGGTGAATCCTGTGTGTCCTTGTACACCCGCCCGCCCACCcaactgctgttgttggaagGCGAAAGATAAATTTCTCATTGTTTCGTGTGCCGGAAAGCGACAATCGGAGCTCGGTTCGGCTGGGCAAAAAGGGGCCGAGGAAGGACAAAGGCCAAAGGCCGATCATCGATAGACGGTTGCCACGGTTCGCATCCCTGGTGCATCCCGGTGTTCCCCCTTccgcggggggaggggcaaCGACGCGAGACGCGCGAGGGCAGACTTACTTCTTCTGCCGACGGATCGGAAACTGTAACAGtctgcaccagccagccaaggtTCGTTACagagttttcaattttccaatcaactCCATCAATCTACCAATTCACAGCCATGCACAGCCAGCATCGgtagcatcggcagcagcatcaggctGGCTTGGCATGAGTCTGCGATGCCCCGGCATTCCCTGTTCGTGGCTATGATTAATCGAAGTCCACCAGAACCACCGTCTTCGATGCAATCAAGACAAAGGGGAgcactgctggtgcttgcaACCGGAGGGTTTTTTATCATTCCGATCGTTCATAAGTGATGGAATTGATTGCACTTTGACGGagcagcaccggtaccggaacaccaggcgggcgcgcgcgcactcactGCCCTGTCGTTGCTTTTCCATTAAGACCTCGTTTCCCGGCCATACCAGACCAGATGGATCGCATCTgattcaaatcaatcaatccgcACCGCGTCTCAAGACAAATCGTTTTATGTCATCCCGATGGACGGCGAATGCGCAGAGCTTGCCCTCGCTTACACATTCATTTGACgccctttttccattcccgtttttcgtaaccacgcaccagcaccagcaccagcaccatgcgGTCCTATTTGTTCCCTTTTGCCTCGAATCTACtttctctggctctggctcgtTCGCTTTACACTATAATCCGGTCGTACGGGAGGTGTATCAATCTCGGTTAAAGTTGGATGCCCCTGGCAGAAAACGAAGATCGCCTGCGTTTGAACGTCTAGAACATCTTGGCGCACCCTAATCCGACATTCCTGgaatggaagagaagaaggacatGGTTCTCTGTCAGCAACATTGTTGCTTTGCTGGCGCACATACGACTGTGGCGGTGTGCATACCAgccgagcaaccgagcaatCATTATTGCTTCCACCGTTGATcccaccgaccaaccaaccgagcccGTGGTGCCAAATCAAGCGATGATTCGGTGCCGGGGCGCCCGGGGGACCCCGTGCACAAATCTGTTCAATTCAGCAAAATCCCTCCAGACACCCGGGAGGAGGAACAGGGACGTACTGTGAAACGGCGAGAGTCTCCGAGGTCCCGGGAGTTCCGGGGGAAAGAAATGCGAAGTAATTTTGCTCGGCAACTGAACGGCGGATTACCGAGAGCTGGGACAAAAGGGCTGCAAAGGCCAGCAAAGGTCAAATCGGTCGGTTTGCTCGTATGCAGATGTGAAGGGATTCGCCGGAAGGCGCCGGGATTACGATTACAACCGAACCATCTCCGGTCGCCTCTCGGGAAGATCCGATGGTACCGACACGCACTCGcattgttttcgaaaaaggCTAAAGGACGGATTCATTATGAATGAGATAATTAAATCTGGTCCTGTGCAAACGTCCTCACCGTCGCCTCGTTGTTGTCTTCGGTTGTAAATATTTATCCtcatgaaagagagaaaaatttaattattctcACATTAGCCAAACCTACACGCGCGGCCACGTGGTCCTCGGTAATCGGTGGTTTGTTCTACTCCCTCACGCGAACTCACGTGCTCCTCGTCGCCGGGCTGCAGGACTAGGACCTCAAGAAGGATTAAACCCTGGAGAGGGTTATCCACTTTAATACCTCGCTACCCACGGCTCGTAtcgtaaacatatttttacagCAATATCAACAAGAAGtacaataaacaacaacaagagaaaagaagaagaaccaacaaccaaacaaacccgTGAAGAGCGCGTCAAACAAGACCCAAGCTAATGCACCATCTTCCGCGGTTCCCGGAGTCCGGAGGTTCGGTTCCATGGGATTGTCACGGATGTCCTGTACATCCtagcgcacacactcgctatCATAAAACTtgccaaacacaaacaccacttcgcttcgcttcgcatcgCGTcgtgtcgcgtcgcgtcgcggcTAGTAAACATTGTTCTTTCGCGAACGCGGAACGGGGCGTCATTTGCATACACGCGCCTGGCTCGGCTCCTGGGAGGAAGAATGTATGCAATTATGTACCAACCAGGAGCCGGAGGATGCAGgactagcagcagtagcagccagcaAAGGTTGTAAGAAAAGTAAGTAAAATGCTTTAAACATAACCCGTTTGGCGGTAATTGgtgcgctggcggtggtgggttGTTAGCGGCAGCAGAGTCATGTGTGTTCCGGTGACACAGGCGAACAAGCGACAAAGGTTAATGTGTAGAGTGCACAGGCCATGTGGCATGTCTTCGCTGTCTAGATAAGCAGTAGGAAGGCATTTTAAAAACACTTTACATACCAGCATGTTAACAGGGGAGGTTAAGCATCAaatgatgtgtttgtttgttggatgCGCTCGTGTGTAGCTCAAGCTAATGAGTGTGGCTTATCGATTCCGCACTGGCAGACCATTTATCGTCAGTAAAAGGCAAATGTACTTAACTGGCATGGGACGACTTGGTTTGGTCCTAgaattaaaatcatttccatgccAGACGTTTCAGAGTTAACAAGCTAGTTCCTGGAACCAACGATCAAGTAAagcaaccccccggggggcgtcTCGGATTACCTGCTGCAAGAGATGATTTCCTTTTGAAGAATTTCATCATTGGGGACAGTTCAAGTCCCACCACCGCAGTACCAGCATGTAATGTAGGACGAATGTAGTCAATCTgtgtaattgaaaaatgccATCCAGCATCCCACACAGGCAACCGATTAGCATCGCATGACTGCTTTTTCGAtgtaaagcataaaaaacattGGAATTCAATTATGTACTGGAGCCACTCTGGTACCGGCAATCGATGGCCGTATTGGCGACACGTTTGGTGTGTGACCTTCCGCTCATCTGTAAGGCAATCGGGGTCCAGTGATAGGAATCACTCAACCAGAACATCCCACAGCTTCTGCATGGATTACTCGGAATTCTCCGAAGCACTACCCTAGGTAGCCCGGGGTCGTAGCAAAGTACAATCGCCCACCTCGCATTTGTTGCCGCGCtgaaatgctctctctctctcgttagTCGAGATGGATGGCAGGGGATGTTACTGGACCAAACTTATAATGAACACACGATCAGACAAACTCACCGCCATGGCGCCTCTATTTCCACAAAATGTTCTCCAACACGCCCTCGAGAGAagccaccaacgccaacgatggTGCTGCACACCCGATGATTACTAAATTCCATCCCCTGGGCCCATTTTCCGTTTGGAAACTTATTTGATATTTTGAACCGCAACAGTACACCACGTGACGCACCGTGTCTCTGATGTGAATGCAAACGCAATTTCGCGCCCTGCATCAAATCGAACGGTGTAACTTCGTTTCTAATCGCTCGTGGTACGAGTTTTGACGGATTTAAAGTTTAAACTCCCTTCCGGGCAGTGCCGTGCGCATGATTGTTGATCCAATGGTCCTGCACAATGCGGCAACAGAAAACGCTTGTTTGAGCCAAACTCGGGAAAAGgacgctgtctctctctcttcctctgatccgattcgatccgagTTCCGGGTAACAATaaatgcaaacgaacgaaccattGGTTCGCTGGTCCGCTGACAGCTTTGTAACTGATGAAATAGTTTCTCTTCCTACCTGAGCACACCATACACTTCAGGATTACTGTTTCCAGTAGATAAACCGTTTGTAAATGGCTCACTCTTGTGGTGACCGGCTAGCCGCATGCCCGGAACTGCACTTATCAGTCGGCACCGTTTCTACGGATTCAGCGCGAACCTTAAAAGCGCTATCTCGTCGCGAAACTCGCATCCGGTGCGGCCAGTCAGTTTTGGTGGCCATGGCAGAAGAATGGAAGATAAACTCCGTGCTGAGTGGCTGTCGTAACATGACGAAGTTGGTCGCATGATTCGAAAGAAGAAGCTTCACAGAATCCAGCGGCGGATTTAATTGCTTTTTGATGCACAGCGACGGCGATCATAATTTCACGATTTTGTCcttggcaacagcagcagcaagtacgTAGTTTCGGTTCGTAGTTCCTCTTTTAGGGTTTCTTCTTGTACCCAGTGCTTGGTGATgataccgagcaccgagcatcTTCAACCACCGCGCAATGCACGCTATCGTGAAACCTTATGCGTCCGTGTGCTCATCCTTTTTGGAAAGATGAAGGAGGTTCTTATCAGTTTCATAAGAGCTCCACCAAAAGCCTCAAAAGTCCTTTCGGGACCGGTGTATGAAGCtcgaatttaattaaacgcGTGTTGAGCGCTTCAGCCCCCTAGACCGCCAGAGTTTGTTGGACGGTTAGTTGGTGAAAGGTTGTGTAGTGTTGTGGTGCCGTGTAATGGTGATTAATGTTGATGCCACGTTCTATAGTTTCCGCCTTGATACTCTCGGTTGGGTCGCCTGGACCACACACATCTTGAGCCTTTGGAGCAAGTCTGGAGAAGATTGGTTAAGAAAGTTTACGCAAAGTGGTAATTATAAAACTTAATCCAGTGAGTGGCTCACAGATTTTGGTAGTAGGACTACCTTCACCTCGACCAGAACACCAGGGAGCACATGTTGCCCATTTTTAACATGATGCAGTTGATGAAAATAAACTCCAAACTCCCGAACTCGCTCCCCATAAACTTCAGAGGGCTGCTGGCACCGTGGCCGGCATACTCGGGGCATTTCTCGTCGAAAAGAAATGTTATTCCCACGAAGATCCTGCACGCGATAATTCTTCATTTTACGCTGGCACGGCAGCCATACCGGGCAGCCAACGCTCAAGTAACTTCGCCACGGGCCAGAAAACTTTCCGtgcatttctgctgctgcaactcgcTCGCGGGACTCTGGCGCAACTCGCTATGGCTCGCACTGCATCGCCCGGACATGCCTTTGTGGCTTCGCAGCGAAATCTTTAGCTGGGTAaagaaatatgcaaaaaagaaaactcgcgaggaaaaacttttacgaaaccacaaaacgcTCTCCACGGAAAGCACGGCTCTCCTTTCTGCTCCTTTATTAGGAGAAAGGGCGGGCGGACCGGGTCAAGGGAAGGAGCAAACTATCACCAGGCGGCTTACCGGGGCCCCGGGTACCGATGCCACATGCTAACACATAGGTCAACTCTTGTGATTTATGGTAAACGTGTCCTACGCCCGCGTGCCGTTTTTTTGCTGCCGGGTATTTTCCCTAGTCCGACCTGAGCAAAAGCAGGAGCATTCCAAATCCTTCAACAAACGAACCGAGAACCGGAGccgaagagaacgagagagaggcagCTTAATTTGTTGATCCTTAGTACCGTCATCACCGTGATTAATTGGTCAACAAGTTTTCACGATGGAGCGCAAATCGTACATAATTACCAGTGAgaggggcggaggggggggggggggcacgagAGGAAGTCAAACTTTTGGTCAACCGGCGCTGTCCGTGGTCTGCTACCCACGCACATGCAGGAATGTGCGCCATTCCGGGCCAC
Proteins encoded in this region:
- the LOC126576728 gene encoding nucleosomal histone kinase 1-like — its product is MGKRTNKKLRKCDPVPQGTVLTDSQKVQWKVGPLIGSGGFGDIYCTHNANEPVPAQTENYPFVVKIEPHENGPLFVEKNFYLKHCQPGALELYRKQRKLKHLGVAHYISSGSQEVLGVKHRYLVMPRFGESLQTLFVHHSECLPLRIVYRVALQILDVLEFLHSCGYVHGDLKPANILVGFGPTGQDRVYFIDYGMAARAVVDRELVPDLRKKHNGTLEYCSRDAHQGVPTWRGELESLAYNLIHWAGGMLPWKLLQDCTKVQQMKGASMKDVVGLVRSCFVKRVAGPPVAIGELLQLVNSLHPNEHPDYAACVGIFENGLKVLGVPNSGPIAVGNYDISGEGLNASGTPRKRRKIEDLPKASPSRRSTRLLEQSKSSSMI